A portion of the Acidobacteriaceae bacterium genome contains these proteins:
- a CDS encoding PLP-dependent aminotransferase family protein, translating into MIEMQYNFPLLPGMAAQWRERLRHAVDQLEDENFEELRPSFRTDMSAVIATGAKWMGMPAERTYLIEGVHHGTLIAMLAAGLAGQTIAVDELAYTGALDQARALGSPLVACRVDEEAMTPESLQAVCAAAAKTEKPVRGVYLTPNVHNPLGTTASLARREALVAVARDFDLCILEDNAYGFMDPAAPAAIATLAPERTFFVDGLSKCYAPATRTGFITVPERWKHAMHGAIKNTATGGSIVHARASASLIEDGTLAATIAAKNAEGATRNAAARALLGDRCHPGVKAAWHLWVRLPDGISPQSFEARMRERGILLTGGNWFAVAAGAPNGFRIALGGEPQRERMMQGIETIAKELKIL; encoded by the coding sequence ATGATCGAGATGCAGTACAACTTCCCGCTGCTTCCGGGAATGGCCGCACAATGGCGGGAACGTCTCCGCCACGCCGTCGACCAGCTCGAAGACGAAAACTTTGAAGAGCTCCGTCCCAGCTTTCGCACGGACATGTCGGCCGTCATTGCTACTGGCGCAAAGTGGATGGGGATGCCTGCCGAACGCACCTACCTGATCGAAGGCGTGCACCACGGCACCCTCATCGCCATGCTGGCCGCGGGTCTCGCCGGCCAAACCATCGCGGTGGACGAACTCGCTTACACCGGTGCTCTCGACCAGGCCCGCGCGCTTGGCTCACCGCTCGTCGCCTGCCGTGTGGACGAAGAAGCCATGACCCCCGAAAGCCTGCAGGCCGTCTGCGCGGCCGCAGCCAAAACGGAGAAGCCCGTCCGCGGCGTCTACCTCACGCCAAACGTGCACAATCCGCTCGGCACAACCGCCTCGCTGGCCCGTCGTGAGGCGCTCGTTGCCGTCGCTCGTGACTTCGACCTCTGCATCCTTGAAGACAACGCCTACGGCTTCATGGACCCAGCTGCCCCCGCAGCCATCGCCACACTCGCGCCAGAGCGCACCTTCTTCGTCGACGGCCTCAGCAAGTGCTACGCCCCGGCCACCCGCACCGGCTTCATCACCGTGCCGGAACGCTGGAAACACGCCATGCACGGCGCCATCAAAAACACCGCTACCGGCGGCTCCATCGTCCATGCTCGCGCCTCTGCTTCGCTTATCGAAGATGGAACTCTTGCTGCCACGATCGCCGCAAAAAATGCAGAAGGCGCAACCCGCAACGCCGCTGCGCGAGCACTCCTCGGCGACCGATGCCACCCCGGCGTAAAAGCCGCCTGGCACCTCTGGGTGCGGCTGCCTGACGGCATCTCTCCCCAGAGCTTCGAAGCCCGGATGCGCGAGCGAGGCATCCTCCTCACCGGCGGAAACTGGTTCGCCGTGGCAGCAGGCGCCCCCAACGGCTTCCGCATCGCCCTCGGCGGCGAACCCCAGCGCGAGCGGATGATGCAGGGAATTGAGACCATCGCGAAAGAACTAAAGATCCTCTAA
- a CDS encoding lysine--tRNA ligase, producing MPQFETEYEKKLYDDRLASLKKIEELGTGKFGLNAGEATYPNSFRFSPEGTTVPKIRAEFANVSGEELEATPPPFAIAGRLMAIRAQGKAGFAQLQQGGERIQLYVRKDDVGEDAFELYKNLHLGDHIGVRGHLMRTRTGELTLKAAPIDGQQPIVFLSKATLTLPDKYHGLEDVELRYRQRYVDLIMNSTKPEPQKTEGEAGFSPLSSQAKEGASAPDSPVPVEQPIEEYRNVREVFVKRAAVLRAIRKFFDDREYIEVETPMLHSVAGGATARPFTTHHNALDMPLYLRIAPELFLKRLVVGGFDRVYEINRNFRNEGVSTRHNPEFTMLEFYQAYANFHDLMDLTEELIKFVAMEVNATTVTHFNGNEIDLSKWTKLSMREAIVKWWPSSLVVKPSPADFTDLSAYTELLQSVINELQPQVEDSSSDETKWKHVSVVWGQFMLLNAGLLRTGSLGKSISELFELLAEEHLIQPHIIYDFPLAVSPLSKINPADPEWTERFEFYIGGFEVGNAFSELNDAADQEQRFEAQVNEKARGDDEAMEMDADYVRALGYGLPPTAGEGIGIDRLTMLLTGSRSIRDVILFPLMRHQGGQAKDESEAHGESAE from the coding sequence GTGCCCCAGTTTGAAACCGAATACGAGAAGAAGCTTTACGACGACCGTCTTGCCAGCCTGAAGAAGATTGAAGAGCTGGGCACCGGCAAGTTCGGCCTGAATGCGGGCGAAGCCACCTACCCGAACAGCTTCCGCTTCTCCCCCGAAGGCACCACGGTGCCGAAGATTCGTGCCGAGTTCGCCAATGTCAGCGGCGAAGAGCTTGAAGCCACGCCGCCTCCCTTTGCCATCGCCGGACGCCTTATGGCCATCCGTGCGCAGGGCAAAGCCGGCTTTGCGCAGCTTCAGCAGGGCGGCGAGCGCATTCAGCTTTACGTCCGCAAGGACGACGTCGGCGAAGACGCCTTCGAGCTCTACAAGAACCTCCACCTTGGCGACCATATCGGCGTTCGCGGCCACCTGATGCGGACCCGCACCGGCGAACTGACGCTGAAGGCTGCGCCGATCGACGGCCAGCAGCCGATCGTCTTCCTGTCGAAGGCCACGCTGACCCTGCCCGACAAGTACCACGGCCTCGAAGACGTCGAACTGCGCTACCGCCAGCGGTACGTCGACCTCATCATGAACTCGACGAAGCCCGAGCCGCAAAAAACGGAGGGAGAAGCGGGCTTTAGCCCTCTATCCAGCCAGGCGAAAGAAGGGGCTTCAGCCCCGGACTCTCCTGTCCCCGTGGAGCAACCCATCGAAGAGTACCGCAACGTCCGCGAAGTCTTCGTCAAACGCGCCGCCGTGCTCCGCGCCATCCGCAAGTTCTTCGACGACCGCGAGTACATCGAGGTCGAAACCCCGATGCTCCACTCCGTCGCCGGAGGCGCAACGGCCCGCCCGTTCACCACGCATCACAACGCGCTGGACATGCCGCTCTACCTCCGCATCGCGCCCGAACTCTTCCTCAAGCGCCTCGTGGTCGGCGGCTTCGATCGCGTCTACGAGATCAACCGCAACTTCCGCAACGAAGGCGTCTCCACGCGCCACAACCCCGAGTTCACGATGCTTGAGTTCTATCAGGCCTACGCCAACTTTCACGACCTGATGGACCTGACGGAAGAGCTCATCAAGTTTGTGGCGATGGAAGTGAATGCAACGACGGTTACTCACTTCAATGGCAATGAGATTGATTTGAGTAAGTGGACGAAGCTGTCGATGCGCGAAGCGATCGTGAAGTGGTGGCCGTCATCTCTTGTAGTAAAGCCTAGTCCGGCAGATTTTACAGATCTCTCGGCGTACACAGAACTCCTCCAATCCGTCATCAACGAGTTGCAGCCACAAGTCGAGGACTCAAGCTCGGATGAGACCAAATGGAAGCACGTCTCGGTGGTCTGGGGACAATTCATGCTTTTGAATGCCGGGCTGTTACGTACTGGGTCGTTGGGTAAATCGATCTCAGAGCTTTTTGAACTGCTCGCAGAAGAACATCTCATCCAGCCGCACATCATCTACGACTTCCCCCTCGCCGTCTCGCCCCTCTCGAAGATCAACCCCGCCGACCCCGAATGGACCGAGCGTTTCGAGTTCTACATCGGCGGTTTTGAAGTCGGCAACGCCTTCTCCGAGCTCAACGACGCGGCCGATCAGGAGCAACGCTTCGAGGCACAGGTGAACGAAAAGGCTCGCGGCGACGACGAAGCCATGGAGATGGACGCCGACTACGTCCGCGCCCTCGGTTACGGCCTCCCGCCCACGGCTGGCGAAGGCATCGGCATCGACCGCCTGACCATGCTGCTGACCGGGTCGCGTTCGATTCGTGATGTCATCCTCTTCCCTCTGATGCGCCACCAGGGCGGGCAGGCGAAGGATGAGAGCGAAGCTCATGGAGAGTCGGCAGAGTAA
- a CDS encoding AtpZ/AtpI family protein — translation MTDNDPQKKSGALSDLVKAESMIQLALVLPIGCVLGWLLGSALDKHFHTEWIGVVGIVLGAIGGFIQIFRMAQRYMKRGS, via the coding sequence ATGACAGACAACGACCCACAGAAAAAGAGCGGAGCACTCAGCGACCTGGTAAAAGCCGAGTCCATGATTCAGCTTGCGCTGGTACTGCCCATCGGTTGCGTACTCGGCTGGCTGCTCGGTTCCGCGCTGGACAAGCACTTCCACACGGAGTGGATCGGCGTCGTCGGCATCGTGCTCGGCGCCATCGGCGGCTTCATCCAGATCTTCCGCATGGCACAGCGGTATATGAAGCGGGGCAGCTAG
- the atpB gene encoding F0F1 ATP synthase subunit A: MPTQLLLTRFLNHLFAAPVDKLLAAVHVTPKYASAPITNSFAMELLVFAALLVYFVIVRVSMNVEKPNGVQHLAEMSQEFVADQASQIIGHGYERFVGFLTTIALFILLANLMGLVPGLESPTADVVVPLGLALVTFVYYHYHGIRVNGFAYIKQFLGPVWAISWLMLPIEIISHFARILSLTVRLYANMFAGDLLTLAFFSLVPVGIPLVFMGLHLGVAIVQAYVFMLLAAIYLSLAVSHDH, encoded by the coding sequence ATGCCGACACAACTTCTGCTCACTCGATTTCTGAATCATTTGTTCGCCGCTCCGGTGGACAAGCTCCTGGCCGCCGTGCACGTCACGCCGAAGTACGCCAGTGCGCCCATCACGAACTCGTTCGCGATGGAGCTGCTTGTCTTCGCCGCATTGCTGGTGTACTTCGTCATCGTCCGTGTCTCCATGAACGTTGAAAAGCCTAACGGTGTGCAGCATCTCGCCGAAATGAGCCAGGAGTTTGTGGCTGATCAGGCTTCGCAGATCATCGGCCACGGCTACGAACGCTTCGTCGGTTTCCTCACGACGATCGCGTTGTTCATCCTGCTGGCGAACCTCATGGGTCTCGTCCCGGGGCTCGAATCGCCGACCGCTGACGTCGTCGTGCCGCTTGGTCTGGCTCTCGTCACGTTTGTGTACTACCACTACCATGGCATCCGCGTGAACGGCTTTGCGTACATCAAGCAGTTCCTCGGCCCCGTGTGGGCGATCTCCTGGCTGATGCTGCCGATCGAAATCATCTCGCACTTCGCGCGTATTCTTTCGCTTACGGTTCGTCTTTACGCCAACATGTTCGCCGGCGACCTGCTGACCCTGGCGTTCTTCTCGCTGGTTCCAGTCGGTATCCCACTCGTTTTCATGGGACTCCACCTCGGCGTGGCCATCGTTCAGGCGTACGTATTCATGCTGCTCGCGGCGATCTACCTGTCGCTCGCCGTCTCGCACGACCACTAA
- a CDS encoding ATP synthase F0 subunit C: MKTLQYIFTALAAMLLATPAFAQEAAATNQWVPLAAGLSMALAAGLCGLAQGKATASASEALARNPGARPGIFIFLILGLAFIESLALFTFVIIFLKVK, encoded by the coding sequence ATGAAGACTCTTCAGTACATCTTCACGGCGCTCGCAGCCATGCTGCTCGCCACCCCGGCTTTCGCTCAGGAAGCTGCCGCCACCAACCAGTGGGTTCCTCTCGCTGCTGGTCTCTCGATGGCCCTCGCTGCTGGTCTCTGCGGTCTTGCGCAGGGTAAGGCAACCGCTTCGGCTTCGGAAGCGCTCGCCCGCAACCCGGGTGCTCGCCCTGGCATCTTCATCTTCCTGATTCTCGGTCTGGCTTTCATCGAGTCACTGGCTCTCTTCACCTTCGTTATCATCTTCCTGAAGGTCAAGTAA
- a CDS encoding NADH-quinone oxidoreductase subunit N, whose product MSTNLLAILPEVILTITGVIVMMAEPMIPVGTSRKALGWLTALGTALAGGSAILQHRVVDSNGAGLLSAFYGTVQVDNFSVFFHLLIAAIVIAVVLASLDYFDGPVTHAGEYFALVCFGATGMMLMTCSVELLLVFIGLEISSIATYILAGFRKGQATASESALKYFLLGSFATAFTLYGIALAFGATGSTSLAVLALTLHSSMTPTLAVLSIAMMMIGFGFKVSAAPFHVWTPDVYQGAPAPVVALMSTAPKAAVFAVLLRVLFNGAPELRGEWLLIILVFAVASMCIGNFGALMQKDVKRLLAYSSIAHAGYLLVGFVGIHQEAVSTACFYTAAYAAMNVGALLVITQLGGYEEKARTIDDFTGMGLKRPVLASLLGFFLISMIGIPFTGGFFGKFYVFSTAVHSGMTWLAIVGLANSGIACFYYLRLLIALFSRPVGQTGAEPAAKVSPIAVVAVAACALGTLALGIVPGRVLNLLQRSTPTLVVGPVLTPDAAPGPVAETPVSAVR is encoded by the coding sequence ATGTCCACCAACCTCCTTGCAATTCTGCCTGAAGTCATCCTGACCATCACCGGTGTCATCGTGATGATGGCTGAACCGATGATCCCTGTGGGCACTTCGCGTAAAGCCCTCGGCTGGCTCACCGCTTTGGGAACGGCCCTGGCCGGTGGTTCGGCGATCCTGCAGCACCGCGTGGTCGACTCCAACGGTGCAGGTCTCCTCTCCGCCTTCTATGGAACGGTTCAGGTCGATAACTTCTCAGTCTTCTTCCACCTGCTTATCGCGGCCATCGTAATCGCTGTTGTCCTGGCGTCACTCGACTACTTCGACGGCCCGGTCACGCACGCTGGCGAGTACTTCGCGCTGGTCTGCTTCGGCGCAACGGGCATGATGCTGATGACCTGCTCGGTCGAGCTGCTGCTCGTCTTCATCGGTCTGGAGATCTCCTCGATCGCAACGTACATCCTCGCAGGCTTCCGCAAGGGACAGGCCACGGCTTCTGAATCGGCTCTGAAGTACTTCCTGCTTGGTTCGTTCGCGACCGCCTTCACGCTGTACGGTATCGCGCTCGCGTTTGGCGCTACCGGCTCGACGTCACTCGCAGTGCTGGCGCTCACACTTCATTCGTCGATGACTCCGACGCTGGCGGTTCTCTCTATCGCGATGATGATGATCGGCTTCGGCTTCAAGGTCTCGGCGGCGCCATTCCATGTGTGGACACCCGATGTCTACCAGGGCGCTCCTGCTCCAGTGGTTGCGTTGATGTCAACGGCTCCGAAGGCTGCGGTTTTCGCTGTTCTGCTGCGCGTGCTCTTCAATGGCGCTCCGGAGCTTCGCGGTGAGTGGCTGCTGATTATCCTCGTCTTCGCAGTGGCTTCGATGTGTATCGGCAACTTCGGTGCACTGATGCAGAAGGACGTGAAGCGGCTTCTGGCGTACTCCTCGATCGCCCATGCAGGTTACCTGCTGGTCGGCTTCGTCGGAATTCATCAGGAAGCGGTTTCAACCGCCTGCTTCTACACCGCGGCTTATGCAGCGATGAACGTTGGCGCATTGCTGGTAATCACGCAACTCGGCGGCTACGAAGAAAAGGCACGCACGATCGACGATTTCACGGGCATGGGACTCAAGCGGCCGGTACTGGCATCGCTACTTGGCTTCTTTCTGATCTCGATGATCGGCATCCCATTCACGGGCGGCTTCTTCGGCAAGTTCTACGTTTTCTCGACGGCCGTACACTCGGGGATGACCTGGTTGGCAATTGTTGGTCTCGCAAACTCGGGTATAGCCTGCTTCTACTACCTGCGCTTGCTCATCGCTCTCTTCTCACGTCCGGTCGGACAGACGGGAGCCGAACCCGCAGCGAAGGTCTCGCCAATTGCTGTCGTGGCTGTTGCGGCCTGCGCTCTTGGAACGCTCGCTCTCGGTATCGTTCCGGGACGCGTGCTCAATCTGTTGCAGCGTTCAACACCGACACTGGTGGTTGGTCCGGTGTTGACGCCTGACGCAGCTCCTGGGCCGGTGGCGGAGACTCCGGTTTCGGCGGTTCGCTAA
- a CDS encoding NADH-quinone oxidoreductase subunit M codes for MNFDHTILSLIVFTPLAGAILLALLPEREGSKLHAAAALVVTLLTFLFTLHLPSHFHYGVSGFQFEQNTEWIASPAIRYHLGVDGLSMWLVVLAGLLAPLGVLASWNSIKSRTKLFYTLFLLQQVAMLGIFVSLDLFLYYGFWELSLVPMALMIAVFGRTENRRKAGMKFFIYAFIPSALLLVAMLWLYSHTGTFDFPVLVALAAKHAISPSAKALWWCSLAFLLAFGVKVPIFPLNGWLSDAVQEAPTGAVMVLAGKLGLYSILRFSFGIFPDQSHAIAPLLMALGAIGIVYGALLALVQNDLKKLAAFSTLSHASFIVLGAFSFTAMGVNGAVFQLLNESLIGAALFILLGLLYERYGTYDMRDYGGLATKHPWMVTMFMITALAAVGLPMMNGFVGEFLILAGAMQSFAAHHAVWSVLGTTGVVFSAAYMLTLIQKVFYGKLGVRSAEVQGFDLTIREHIELWPLAILFLVMGLASPYWMKSIDSYATATASQPAQLAPGSIQHIESESYVPASTEAVVPASSGEAR; via the coding sequence ATGAACTTCGATCACACCATCCTTTCGCTGATTGTCTTTACGCCGCTGGCCGGCGCGATTCTTCTCGCGCTGCTGCCAGAACGTGAAGGCAGCAAGCTGCATGCGGCGGCCGCTCTCGTTGTGACGCTGCTTACGTTCCTCTTCACGCTGCACCTCCCCTCCCACTTTCACTACGGTGTGTCGGGCTTCCAGTTCGAGCAAAATACGGAGTGGATCGCCTCGCCGGCCATCCGCTACCATCTCGGCGTCGATGGCCTCTCCATGTGGCTGGTCGTGTTGGCTGGGCTGTTGGCTCCGCTCGGCGTCCTAGCTTCCTGGAACAGCATCAAGAGCCGCACCAAGCTTTTCTACACGCTCTTCCTGCTGCAGCAGGTAGCGATGCTTGGCATTTTCGTTTCGCTTGACCTCTTCCTCTATTACGGCTTCTGGGAGCTCTCGCTCGTCCCGATGGCGCTGATGATCGCCGTCTTCGGTCGCACCGAGAACCGACGCAAAGCGGGCATGAAGTTCTTCATCTACGCCTTCATTCCCTCAGCTCTGCTGCTTGTTGCCATGCTTTGGCTCTACTCGCATACCGGCACGTTCGACTTCCCGGTACTGGTAGCTCTGGCTGCGAAGCACGCGATCAGCCCCAGTGCGAAGGCCCTGTGGTGGTGCTCGCTGGCGTTCCTGCTGGCGTTTGGTGTCAAGGTGCCAATCTTCCCGCTGAACGGCTGGCTCTCTGACGCAGTTCAGGAAGCTCCCACCGGCGCAGTGATGGTGCTTGCCGGAAAGCTGGGACTCTACTCGATCCTGCGCTTCTCCTTTGGCATCTTCCCTGACCAGTCACATGCGATTGCCCCGCTCCTAATGGCGCTTGGCGCAATCGGCATCGTCTACGGCGCGTTGCTGGCGCTGGTTCAGAACGACCTGAAGAAGCTTGCAGCGTTCTCGACACTTTCGCATGCCAGCTTCATCGTGCTCGGTGCATTCAGCTTCACCGCAATGGGTGTCAACGGCGCGGTCTTCCAGCTGTTGAACGAGTCGCTCATTGGCGCGGCGCTCTTTATCCTGCTAGGTCTTCTCTATGAACGCTACGGCACCTATGACATGCGCGACTACGGTGGGCTGGCGACCAAGCACCCGTGGATGGTCACGATGTTTATGATCACGGCTCTTGCTGCGGTTGGCCTGCCGATGATGAACGGTTTCGTTGGCGAGTTCCTGATCCTTGCAGGTGCGATGCAGTCCTTCGCCGCACACCACGCAGTGTGGTCCGTGCTTGGAACGACAGGCGTCGTCTTCAGCGCAGCGTACATGCTCACGCTCATCCAGAAGGTCTTCTACGGCAAGCTGGGTGTGCGCTCGGCAGAGGTTCAGGGCTTCGACCTGACCATCCGCGAGCACATCGAACTGTGGCCGCTTGCGATTCTCTTCCTGGTAATGGGTCTTGCGTCACCGTACTGGATGAAGTCCATCGACAGCTACGCCACGGCAACAGCCAGTCAGCCAGCACAGCTCGCTCCTGGCTCCATCCAGCACATCGAATCCGAAAGCTACGTGCCTGCTTCTACTGAAGCGGTGGTTCCAGCTTCGTCCGGGGAGGCCCGCTAA
- the nuoL gene encoding NADH-quinone oxidoreductase subunit L, whose product MNPNLLWYIPLLPFVGFLLNGTLGRKLPRAAVTAIALLFTAAPAAIVANIWIYMKSAGAPLTLSVISKPWIAVSGFQVNFAFTVDHLTMIMLAIITGVGFLIHLYSAGYMAHEDGFWRFFAYLNLFMFFMLVLVLSANFLLLFVGWEGVGLASYLLIGFYFTKDSAANAGKKAFVVNRIGDFGFLIAMFLIIAHFGTLNFDSVFRQLSSHTEVSTCVLTTIGFMLLLGATGKSAQIPLYVWLPDAMEGPTPVSALIHAATMVTAGIYMIARCHVLFALTPAVMTTIAIIGAATALMAATIGMVQHDIKRVLAYSTVSQLGYMVLALGVGAYSAGIFHLMTHAFFKALLFLSAGSVIHAMGGEQDMRKMGGLWKKIPITFWTMTFGVLAIAGLPPFAGFFSKDEILYSAFAAGTTVGKVTWFIGLITAGLTSFYMFRLWFKTFFGAPRFEEATEAHHGHHDSHAGHGIHVHESPLVMTIPLMVLALLSLIGGWVGVPEALHGHAEFSHFLAPVFSSAAEAAPEVANHSVELGLAAISVLTALLGFFVAYVMYYRKPGTGAALAAKMKPVYNLIDHKYWVDEIYGTVLVAPLQMFSRFVLGGVVESGVVQGVPAAGAGITRGLSSITRRMQSGNIRSYAGWLAFGAAVILLIAIFTQVPVR is encoded by the coding sequence ATGAATCCGAATCTGCTCTGGTACATTCCGCTTTTGCCGTTCGTGGGCTTCCTGCTCAACGGAACGCTCGGTCGCAAGCTGCCCCGCGCTGCCGTTACGGCGATCGCGCTGCTCTTTACAGCCGCGCCCGCAGCCATCGTTGCGAACATCTGGATCTACATGAAGTCTGCTGGTGCGCCGCTCACGCTTAGCGTCATCAGCAAGCCTTGGATCGCCGTCTCCGGCTTCCAGGTCAACTTCGCCTTCACGGTCGACCACCTGACGATGATCATGCTGGCGATCATCACCGGCGTGGGCTTCCTGATCCACCTTTACTCTGCTGGCTACATGGCGCATGAGGACGGCTTCTGGCGCTTCTTCGCCTACTTGAACCTTTTCATGTTCTTCATGCTGGTTCTGGTGCTCAGCGCAAACTTCCTGCTGCTCTTCGTCGGCTGGGAGGGTGTGGGCCTCGCGTCCTACCTGCTGATCGGCTTCTACTTCACCAAGGATTCTGCTGCCAACGCCGGCAAGAAGGCTTTCGTCGTCAACCGTATCGGTGACTTCGGCTTCCTGATCGCGATGTTCCTGATCATCGCGCACTTCGGAACGCTGAACTTCGACAGCGTCTTCCGTCAGCTCTCCTCGCACACGGAGGTCAGCACCTGCGTGCTCACGACGATCGGCTTCATGCTGCTGCTCGGAGCAACCGGCAAGTCTGCGCAAATTCCGCTGTACGTCTGGCTTCCGGACGCGATGGAAGGTCCGACACCTGTCTCGGCCCTCATCCACGCGGCAACGATGGTTACAGCAGGCATCTACATGATCGCCCGCTGCCACGTCCTTTTTGCTCTGACGCCTGCGGTCATGACGACCATCGCGATCATCGGCGCAGCCACCGCTTTGATGGCAGCCACGATCGGTATGGTGCAGCATGACATCAAGCGCGTCCTGGCCTACTCGACCGTTTCGCAGCTTGGCTACATGGTGCTCGCTCTCGGCGTAGGCGCGTACTCTGCGGGTATCTTCCACCTGATGACGCATGCTTTCTTCAAGGCGCTCCTCTTCCTCTCCGCTGGCTCTGTGATCCACGCTATGGGCGGCGAGCAGGACATGCGCAAGATGGGCGGCCTCTGGAAGAAAATTCCGATCACCTTCTGGACGATGACCTTCGGCGTTCTCGCCATCGCAGGTCTTCCACCCTTCGCGGGCTTCTTCTCGAAGGACGAAATCCTCTACTCCGCCTTTGCGGCTGGTACGACGGTCGGCAAGGTGACCTGGTTCATCGGGCTCATAACAGCCGGTCTTACCAGCTTCTACATGTTCCGCCTCTGGTTCAAGACCTTCTTCGGCGCTCCTCGCTTTGAAGAAGCTACCGAAGCACATCATGGGCATCATGACTCACATGCAGGACACGGCATTCACGTGCATGAGTCTCCGCTGGTCATGACGATACCCTTGATGGTGTTGGCTCTGCTTTCACTCATCGGTGGCTGGGTGGGTGTTCCTGAAGCTCTTCACGGTCACGCTGAGTTCTCGCACTTCCTCGCTCCTGTTTTCTCGAGCGCGGCTGAAGCGGCTCCCGAGGTCGCGAACCACTCTGTTGAACTTGGTCTTGCAGCTATCTCGGTGCTGACCGCACTGCTCGGCTTCTTCGTGGCTTACGTCATGTACTACCGCAAGCCCGGTACCGGTGCAGCCCTTGCCGCAAAGATGAAGCCCGTTTACAACCTGATCGATCACAAGTACTGGGTCGATGAGATCTACGGCACGGTCCTCGTTGCTCCTCTGCAGATGTTCTCGCGCTTCGTCCTCGGCGGAGTAGTTGAATCGGGTGTTGTCCAGGGTGTTCCGGCTGCTGGCGCAGGCATTACACGCGGCCTCAGCTCGATCACGCGCCGGATGCAGTCCGGTAACATCCGCTCTTACGCTGGCTGGCTCGCCTTTGGCGCTGCCGTCATCCTTCTCATTGCCATCTTTACGCAGGTGCCGGTCCGCTGA
- the nuoK gene encoding NADH-quinone oxidoreductase subunit NuoK, translated as MVPIAYYLILAAILFTVGVAAFLIKRNVITIFMSIELMLNAVNLTFVAFSHMWHQVSGQIFVFFVMVVAAAEAAVGLAIIIALFRARQTLSIDQVDLMKN; from the coding sequence ATGGTTCCTATTGCGTACTACCTCATTCTGGCCGCAATTCTTTTCACCGTTGGTGTGGCTGCGTTTCTTATCAAGCGCAACGTCATCACCATCTTCATGTCCATTGAGCTCATGCTCAACGCCGTCAACCTGACCTTCGTTGCCTTCAGCCACATGTGGCACCAGGTTTCCGGCCAGATTTTCGTCTTCTTCGTGATGGTCGTTGCAGCAGCGGAAGCCGCTGTTGGTCTGGCCATCATCATCGCGCTCTTCCGGGCGCGCCAAACGCTCAGCATCGACCAGGTCGACCTGATGAAGAACTAA
- a CDS encoding NADH-quinone oxidoreductase subunit J: protein MQLALFIIFGLLAVAGAINLLAQKHPINSALSLIVVMMSLAVLYFSLGAEFLAAAQVIVYSGAIMVLFVFVIMLLNAGEEERTKGSRIASIAGFPGAAAIFCLLTFVFLREKNNLGTAHASSGMSSVVTNIVEISHQLFTNLLLPFEVTSILVLVAILGAVVLARKEL from the coding sequence ATGCAACTTGCACTGTTCATCATCTTCGGACTGCTGGCCGTCGCGGGCGCTATCAACCTGCTGGCCCAGAAACACCCGATCAACTCGGCGCTCTCGTTGATCGTCGTGATGATGTCGCTCGCGGTCCTCTACTTTTCGCTCGGCGCGGAGTTTCTGGCTGCGGCACAGGTCATCGTGTACTCCGGCGCCATCATGGTGCTCTTCGTTTTCGTCATCATGCTTCTGAATGCTGGCGAAGAAGAGCGAACCAAGGGCTCGCGCATCGCGTCGATCGCCGGATTCCCTGGCGCAGCAGCTATCTTTTGCCTGCTGACGTTCGTCTTCCTTCGCGAGAAGAACAACCTCGGTACAGCTCATGCGAGCTCGGGGATGTCCAGCGTCGTGACCAACATCGTCGAGATCTCGCATCAGCTCTTTACTAACCTGCTGCTGCCGTTTGAGGTCACCTCGATCCTCGTCCTCGTAGCTATCCTCGGCGCGGTTGTACTCGCGCGAAAGGAGCTCTAA